A window from Chloroflexota bacterium encodes these proteins:
- the rpmE gene encoding 50S ribosomal protein L31 — MKADIHPTYHEQASIVCSCGNTFTTGSTAESLRVDLCSKCHPFYTGQQKLVDTEGQVDRFMQRMRRSKRLQK; from the coding sequence ATGAAAGCTGACATTCATCCAACCTATCACGAGCAAGCATCAATCGTATGCAGTTGCGGCAACACGTTCACAACCGGATCAACTGCGGAGTCGCTGCGCGTCGACCTCTGTTCGAAGTGTCACCCCTTTTACACCGGCCAGCAGAAACTGGTAGATACGGAGGGTCAAGTTGACCGCTTCATGCAGAGGATGAGACGTTCGAAGCGGCTACAGAAGTAG
- a CDS encoding TRC40/GET3/ArsA family transport-energizing ATPase has product MAERVLLYTGKGGVGKTTCAAATALRCAELGYRTVVLSTDSAHSLGDSLDIELGPEPKKIAPNLWAQETDVYYNLRKHWGTVQAWLSALLAWRGIDETLAEEMAILPGMEELSSLLWVNMHHESNEFDAVVVDCAPTAETLRLLAFPEDARWWLERILPLKRRVARVVNPVLESVLGVPTPGSEVFNQAEDLVRQLGRLRDLLADRQRASVRLVLNPERMVIREAQRTLTYLTLYGYGTDLVICNRVLPDSVQDSYFTAWHEAQKKHLQFIHEAFSPLPTRRVPLFAQEAVGLEMLKQTASVLFAEDDPLKLYYDGQSHTVQREDGGYILDIDLPFGQKGNIDVVKRGDELTVRIGVYRRNIVLPTVLARLSPGTARLEDRTLRIPFADHVETAV; this is encoded by the coding sequence GTGGCAGAGCGCGTCTTACTCTATACCGGCAAAGGAGGGGTAGGCAAAACCACGTGTGCTGCCGCCACCGCGTTGCGGTGCGCAGAGCTCGGCTACCGCACGGTTGTCCTCAGCACGGATTCCGCGCACAGCCTGGGTGATTCTCTGGACATCGAGCTGGGGCCGGAACCCAAGAAGATTGCACCAAATCTATGGGCGCAGGAGACTGATGTCTACTACAACTTGCGCAAACATTGGGGCACCGTACAGGCTTGGCTGAGCGCACTCTTGGCATGGCGCGGCATAGATGAGACGCTCGCCGAGGAAATGGCAATTCTGCCCGGCATGGAGGAGTTGTCGAGCCTGCTCTGGGTGAATATGCACCATGAGTCAAATGAGTTCGACGCCGTGGTAGTTGACTGCGCGCCTACCGCCGAGACACTGCGACTGCTGGCTTTTCCGGAGGATGCCCGCTGGTGGCTGGAGCGCATTCTGCCCCTTAAACGGCGTGTGGCACGGGTAGTGAATCCAGTCCTTGAATCGGTTTTGGGGGTCCCCACGCCAGGCAGTGAGGTCTTCAATCAGGCTGAAGACCTGGTGCGGCAGTTGGGAAGGCTGCGCGACCTCTTGGCCGATCGGCAACGTGCTTCGGTGCGCTTGGTATTGAATCCGGAGCGTATGGTAATCCGCGAGGCGCAGCGGACGCTTACCTACCTGACTCTCTACGGTTACGGCACTGACCTCGTCATCTGCAACCGAGTGCTGCCGGATAGCGTGCAGGATTCCTACTTCACGGCGTGGCATGAGGCCCAGAAGAAGCATTTGCAGTTCATCCATGAGGCTTTCTCACCGCTGCCGACACGGCGGGTGCCCCTCTTTGCTCAAGAGGCCGTGGGACTTGAGATGTTGAAGCAGACGGCATCCGTGCTCTTTGCGGAAGACGACCCGCTAAAGCTCTACTATGACGGACAAAGCCATACCGTACAGCGGGAAGACGGGGGCTATATCTTGGACATTGATTTACCCTTTGGACAGAAAGGGAACATCGACGTGGTGAAGAGGGGAGATGAACTCACAGTGCGCATAGGCGTGTATCGCCGCAACATTGTGCTTCCCACAGTCCTTGCCCGGCTCTCTCCAGGCACGGCACGGCTAGAGGACCGAACCTTGCGTATTCCCTTTGCTGACCATGTGGAAACCGCAGTTTAG
- a CDS encoding phytanoyl-CoA dioxygenase family protein, protein MNRNDLRQQFDDQGYVKLKGFLDSNVVAQARSAMEELVEQRAQQLVAAGKIASPMRAEPFETRFFRLYEEHLDDAPKSFRRELHLSGLFDLFFNPALLDVVEVFIGPEVRLYPNYTARPKFPDWKGTEVLWHQDGGYTEQVAEDVGSVELQRMVNVWTPLVPARAANGCMQFVPGTHKLGAVPHESREYYLEIARESLDPYVESAVDVELDPGDVVLFQNLLFHRGQPNLSKEIRWSFDWRYQDARQPTLRKEEGHIARSRSNPDSAVKSAAEWASLTFR, encoded by the coding sequence ATGAATCGAAACGACCTGCGCCAACAGTTCGACGACCAGGGCTATGTGAAGCTCAAGGGCTTTCTCGATTCCAATGTCGTAGCTCAAGCGCGCTCTGCAATGGAAGAGTTAGTGGAACAGCGAGCCCAGCAGCTTGTGGCAGCCGGCAAAATCGCCAGTCCAATGCGCGCAGAGCCATTTGAAACACGCTTCTTCCGCCTCTACGAAGAACACCTGGACGACGCCCCGAAGTCGTTTCGCAGGGAGTTGCACTTATCCGGGCTTTTCGACCTCTTCTTCAACCCGGCCCTGCTCGATGTCGTTGAAGTCTTCATTGGGCCGGAAGTTCGCCTCTATCCAAACTACACCGCCCGCCCCAAATTCCCCGATTGGAAAGGGACTGAAGTCCTCTGGCACCAGGACGGCGGCTACACGGAGCAAGTCGCAGAGGATGTAGGGAGCGTGGAGTTGCAGCGGATGGTGAATGTCTGGACGCCGCTGGTTCCCGCCCGCGCGGCAAACGGCTGTATGCAGTTTGTGCCGGGCACCCATAAGCTTGGCGCCGTGCCCCACGAAAGCCGCGAATACTACTTGGAAATCGCGCGTGAATCCCTGGACCCCTACGTGGAATCGGCTGTGGATGTCGAACTCGATCCCGGGGACGTTGTGCTCTTTCAGAACCTCCTCTTCCACCGGGGCCAGCCGAACCTTAGCAAAGAAATCCGTTGGAGTTTCGACTGGCGCTATCAAGATGCGCGGCAGCCTACCCTGCGTAAAGAAGAAGGCCATATTGCGCGGAGTCGCAGCAATCCGGATAGCGCAGTGAAGAGTGCAGCGGAGTGGGCTAGCCTAACGTTTCGCTAG
- a CDS encoding SNF2-related protein, translated as MDTDELCKHGIRIEACVTCRPVWAKQSTARTKGNQKLHQLPAPKPQPQSEGKNPLFKPGDKVRVKGEPAREGLIVREPIRIPEGFDYRVFFSAIDEPTLSERELDLVPDRPVLEFLPHKVFLREFILLKASSPLSDTLYSLDASRIEYYPYQFKPVLRFLKSPNQRILIADEVGLGKTIEAALIYREMSARRDLKRVLVICPAGLREKWRRELLSRFDEEFDILDAQSFRRFLHDQHELGDAVRLRGICSLEMLRRDEFREKLNEQAVDFDLVVIDEAHHLRNPARKSFALANTVAGRSHALVLLSATPLQTSNENLFNLMRLIDAGEFERFEDFEERLRPNMYINQTSRLVSQGRFSKALRELRAVESTLFGKNYPRNPRYRRVIKTLGRKRAPSNEEIVSVESDLLELHSLARVFNRTRKRDVLDDTAKRSPFTIKVKLNSEERQFYDAVDDFVRWQHSQRKDTGEVSTFTVIMRERQAASCIQVLKGHFERSLTTSIIELNLEMTDPDISEEDVSTRKLSDADRRQVIKLLRLCNNLANEDTKYERFKEALSLLFEDDPKCKVLVFSFFRGTAQYLFDRLNREGFVVETIHGQISLEERQRRIDEFRDSGDIRIMVSTEVGAEGLDFEFCGAMFNYDLPWNPMRVEQRIGRLDRFGQQHKRIRIYNLVIEDTIETRIFERLYNRIGLFESSIGDLEPILGEEVRKLSRDVFLARLTAEEETRKVEEAVRVLERHRQEQEAFEREQGLFLGQDFLLQRDMEEIRSSGRFVSVQEVRALVETFLADALPTVHLVQREDGDSFNLYPRNELADYFVNSARASQRNKPLSEQFLSRLQSEPRLVTLTFDAETAKRRNIEFVTLHHPLAQAALAYFGKSGSRGIPMITNWIERTSETPNGDYAFFIYRFDIHSATPQCTLIPILVPTDDPDPRPFQSGVFLKELTTEQGKGQPEVAIDEGRFSQLQDAADNYAARVRHDKEVSERQDNDALIDERITSLDRHFSSLIRNLRRQLNDVTEERIKRMRQSQMRNSKRRRNERIEEEESKRAVRVEYTMIAAGLARVIQD; from the coding sequence TTGGATACAGATGAGCTTTGTAAGCACGGCATACGGATAGAAGCGTGTGTCACTTGCCGACCCGTGTGGGCTAAGCAGAGCACGGCAAGAACAAAAGGCAATCAGAAACTACATCAATTGCCCGCTCCAAAGCCCCAACCTCAATCAGAGGGAAAGAATCCGCTCTTCAAACCTGGAGACAAGGTGCGGGTAAAGGGAGAACCTGCGCGTGAAGGGCTCATTGTCAGAGAACCAATTCGTATTCCTGAAGGGTTTGACTATAGAGTATTCTTCAGTGCGATTGATGAACCAACATTGAGCGAGCGCGAACTAGATCTGGTCCCAGATCGACCGGTCTTGGAGTTTCTGCCGCACAAGGTCTTTTTGCGTGAGTTCATACTGCTCAAGGCTAGCTCCCCGCTGTCTGACACCTTGTATTCATTGGACGCATCGCGCATTGAGTATTACCCCTACCAGTTCAAACCAGTATTGCGATTTCTCAAGTCGCCGAATCAACGCATTTTGATAGCGGACGAGGTCGGATTAGGTAAGACGATCGAAGCCGCGCTCATTTACAGAGAGATGTCTGCGCGTCGTGATTTGAAGCGAGTCTTAGTGATTTGCCCGGCCGGGCTTCGAGAAAAGTGGCGTCGGGAGCTTCTATCTCGATTTGATGAGGAATTCGACATACTGGATGCCCAATCCTTCAGACGATTCTTGCATGACCAGCATGAATTGGGAGATGCAGTTAGGCTGCGCGGGATTTGCTCGCTTGAGATGCTCCGCAGAGATGAGTTTCGGGAAAAACTCAATGAACAGGCTGTGGATTTTGATTTGGTAGTCATTGACGAAGCTCACCACCTGAGGAACCCGGCGAGAAAGTCCTTTGCACTTGCCAACACAGTAGCCGGGCGATCGCACGCTCTCGTACTACTATCAGCAACTCCACTGCAAACAAGCAATGAGAACTTGTTCAATCTAATGCGACTCATTGACGCCGGTGAATTTGAACGATTCGAGGACTTCGAAGAGAGACTTCGTCCGAACATGTACATCAACCAGACGTCTCGTCTAGTCTCTCAAGGCAGATTCTCAAAGGCGTTGCGTGAGCTAAGAGCAGTAGAATCCACCCTGTTTGGGAAGAACTATCCTAGAAACCCCAGGTACCGCAGAGTTATCAAAACCCTTGGGCGAAAGCGCGCTCCAAGTAACGAAGAGATAGTAAGCGTTGAAAGTGACTTGCTAGAACTCCACTCACTGGCAAGGGTGTTCAATCGTACTAGGAAAAGAGACGTACTTGACGATACTGCCAAACGCAGCCCCTTTACCATTAAAGTCAAGCTCAACTCTGAAGAAAGGCAGTTTTACGATGCCGTTGATGACTTCGTTCGGTGGCAGCATTCCCAGCGAAAAGACACCGGCGAAGTCTCGACTTTTACAGTGATCATGCGCGAACGACAAGCAGCAAGTTGCATTCAGGTGCTAAAGGGACACTTTGAGCGGTCACTTACGACTTCCATTATTGAACTGAACTTAGAAATGACAGATCCAGACATCAGTGAAGAAGATGTTTCTACGCGCAAACTCTCTGATGCTGATCGCCGGCAAGTAATCAAACTACTTAGACTTTGCAATAACTTAGCAAACGAGGACACCAAGTACGAGAGATTTAAAGAGGCACTCAGTCTTTTGTTCGAAGATGATCCGAAATGTAAGGTGCTGGTGTTTTCGTTCTTCCGTGGCACGGCACAGTACTTATTCGACAGATTAAACCGAGAAGGATTCGTCGTAGAGACTATCCACGGCCAAATCTCTTTAGAAGAACGGCAACGCCGAATTGACGAGTTCCGGGATAGCGGCGACATAAGAATTATGGTTTCTACAGAAGTCGGTGCCGAGGGTCTGGACTTCGAGTTTTGCGGCGCAATGTTCAACTATGACTTACCGTGGAATCCCATGCGAGTCGAGCAGCGAATCGGCCGGCTAGATCGATTCGGACAACAACACAAGCGCATCAGGATTTACAATCTGGTAATTGAGGATACGATCGAGACACGAATATTTGAGCGCTTATACAATCGAATAGGGCTATTCGAATCCTCAATTGGCGACTTAGAGCCTATTCTGGGCGAGGAAGTAAGAAAGTTGTCACGCGACGTCTTCTTGGCACGGCTAACCGCAGAAGAAGAGACGCGGAAAGTTGAAGAAGCGGTACGCGTCCTGGAGCGACACCGGCAAGAGCAAGAGGCATTTGAAAGAGAGCAAGGCCTATTCCTTGGGCAGGACTTCTTGCTTCAACGCGACATGGAGGAGATACGATCTTCCGGTCGTTTCGTGTCTGTTCAGGAAGTACGTGCTTTGGTGGAGACATTCCTCGCAGACGCGCTACCAACCGTGCATCTCGTTCAGAGGGAAGACGGTGACTCGTTCAACCTTTACCCTAGAAATGAACTGGCCGACTACTTTGTGAACAGTGCGCGGGCAAGCCAAAGAAACAAGCCCTTGAGTGAGCAATTCCTGAGTCGACTGCAGTCTGAACCTCGTCTCGTGACTCTGACATTCGATGCTGAGACGGCCAAAAGAAGAAACATTGAGTTCGTGACCTTACACCATCCGTTGGCGCAGGCTGCGCTGGCTTATTTTGGGAAGTCTGGTAGTCGCGGTATCCCCATGATCACAAACTGGATTGAACGAACTTCTGAGACGCCCAATGGCGACTACGCTTTTTTTATTTACCGGTTTGATATACACTCGGCTACTCCTCAATGCACTCTGATCCCTATACTTGTCCCCACAGATGACCCTGACCCACGACCTTTTCAATCCGGCGTGTTCTTGAAGGAATTGACAACTGAGCAAGGCAAAGGACAGCCAGAAGTCGCAATTGACGAGGGCAGGTTCTCCCAACTCCAGGATGCGGCTGACAACTACGCAGCGAGAGTTAGGCACGACAAAGAAGTGTCTGAAAGGCAAGACAACGACGCCCTGATCGATGAGCGCATTACCAGCCTGGATCGACATTTCAGTTCACTCATTAGAAATCTCCGGCGCCAACTCAATGATGTCACTGAGGAGCGCATCAAGAGAATGCGGCAATCGCAAATGCGAAACTCCAAGAGGCGTCGCAATGAGCGTATCGAAGAGGAAGAATCCAAAAGAGCGGTACGTGTAGAATACACGATGATTGCTGCAGGTCTCGCAAGGGTTATACAGGACTAA
- a CDS encoding SDR family oxidoreductase: MDLELNGKTAIVSAGSKGLGKAIALGLAKEGARVAICSRSPDNLSQAAQEIQAVAEFEVLAVPVDVMKPDAIENFVNTIVQRQGKIDILVNNAGGPPVGTFADFEDEDWENAFNLTFMSVVRFVRAVLPHMRKTDGGRIINVTSTSVKQPLENLLLSNSIRPAVIGLAKSLANELAADGILVNNICPGSIYTDRIKDNVAAQVKATGQSEESIMQEYEAKIPLSRLGTPVELADLAVFLASPRASYITGATLQVDGGLVRSIM; this comes from the coding sequence ATGGATCTTGAGTTAAATGGTAAAACAGCTATCGTGTCCGCGGGAAGCAAGGGTCTTGGCAAGGCAATCGCCCTGGGCTTGGCCAAGGAAGGGGCGCGGGTTGCAATCTGTTCACGCAGTCCGGACAACCTTTCGCAGGCAGCCCAGGAAATTCAAGCCGTAGCCGAATTTGAGGTGCTGGCCGTTCCCGTAGACGTAATGAAACCCGATGCAATTGAGAATTTCGTTAACACTATCGTGCAGCGGCAGGGCAAGATCGACATTCTGGTGAATAATGCCGGCGGTCCGCCGGTGGGTACATTTGCAGACTTCGAAGACGAGGACTGGGAAAACGCATTCAATCTTACATTCATGAGCGTCGTACGCTTTGTACGCGCAGTGCTGCCTCATATGCGAAAAACCGATGGTGGGAGGATCATCAATGTCACCTCAACCTCGGTAAAACAACCCCTGGAAAACCTCTTGCTTTCAAATTCAATTCGTCCTGCCGTCATCGGCTTAGCCAAGTCTCTAGCGAATGAATTGGCGGCTGACGGCATACTTGTAAACAACATCTGCCCCGGCAGCATCTATACAGACCGGATCAAGGACAATGTGGCCGCCCAGGTGAAGGCGACCGGCCAGTCCGAAGAAAGCATCATGCAAGAGTATGAGGCCAAGATTCCCCTGAGTCGTCTGGGAACACCGGTGGAGCTGGCGGATCTGGCGGTTTTTCTGGCGTCCCCGCGGGCAAGCTACATAACCGGGGCTACCCTTCAGGTAGACGGCGGGCTCGTTCGCTCCATCATGTAG
- a CDS encoding DUF1385 domain-containing protein translates to MARSLYGGQAVLEGVMMRGHRHVAVAVRHPEGHIVTCAEALPQRLYGGRTSKIPFVRGMALLWDALALGTRALSFSAQVAEADERDEDEPEHLPSAASVRVPMLNSLALGIGLFFVMPMIVAGFMHGLIGSAVGTNLIEGLIRLLTFIGYLWLIGNSPKIARVFAYHGAEHKAVHAQEQGIELKPESVQTCSTAHPRCGTALLLVVVALSVILFASLGHPPLWLRVLSRILLVPLLIGVSYEWLRFSATHFQQLLVRALVWPGLLMQSLTTREPDGDQVAVAIAALQAVMAADERARNESLHAASSA, encoded by the coding sequence ATGGCACGGTCCCTTTACGGCGGACAAGCGGTTTTGGAAGGTGTGATGATGCGCGGTCATCGCCACGTGGCGGTGGCCGTTCGGCATCCTGAGGGGCACATCGTGACGTGCGCCGAGGCCCTTCCCCAGCGACTTTACGGAGGAAGGACAAGCAAGATTCCGTTTGTGCGAGGCATGGCCCTACTGTGGGACGCTTTGGCGTTGGGCACCCGGGCGCTTTCGTTTTCTGCTCAGGTGGCAGAGGCCGACGAGCGTGATGAGGACGAACCGGAGCACTTACCTTCCGCCGCCTCAGTGCGCGTGCCTATGCTCAATTCCTTGGCGTTAGGAATTGGTCTCTTCTTCGTCATGCCGATGATTGTCGCCGGCTTTATGCACGGTCTGATTGGAAGTGCCGTAGGAACCAATCTCATCGAGGGACTGATACGGCTTCTCACGTTCATTGGCTATCTATGGCTCATTGGAAATTCACCGAAGATCGCGCGGGTATTTGCATACCACGGTGCCGAACACAAAGCTGTCCACGCGCAGGAACAGGGCATTGAGTTGAAGCCTGAATCCGTGCAGACCTGCTCCACTGCCCATCCACGCTGCGGCACGGCCCTGCTACTGGTAGTGGTAGCATTGAGTGTGATCTTGTTTGCGTCCTTGGGGCATCCGCCATTGTGGCTGCGAGTGCTCTCTCGTATACTGCTGGTCCCGCTACTCATCGGTGTCTCTTACGAGTGGCTGCGCTTTTCGGCAACTCACTTTCAGCAGCTTCTTGTGCGCGCGCTCGTGTGGCCCGGTCTGCTCATGCAGTCTCTGACAACACGTGAGCCGGATGGCGATCAAGTTGCAGTTGCCATTGCCGCCTTGCAGGCT
- a CDS encoding SDR family oxidoreductase, with translation MQLTDRVAIVTGGGRGIGRATAERLSEAGASVVVADLDGGTAGAVASDISAAGGAAIGVQVDVSSEADTERLARTARDHFGRIDILVNNAGIGLYTPLLETTLAQWNQVLAVNLTAIFLCSKYCVPVMIGHGGGAIVNIASVRAIATTARTTAYTATKGAVVALTKAMATEFGDEKIRVNCVLPGAIDTDMMRENLAEDGLTFEEGTAQSMQKTPLRRVGEGRDIANTVTFLASDDASYITGAGFVVDGGRTVHI, from the coding sequence ATGCAACTAACCGACCGGGTGGCAATAGTAACCGGCGGAGGCCGGGGTATCGGCCGGGCCACGGCGGAGCGGCTCTCGGAGGCAGGAGCCTCGGTCGTCGTGGCCGACCTCGATGGTGGTACCGCAGGGGCGGTCGCAAGTGACATTAGTGCTGCGGGCGGCGCGGCCATTGGCGTGCAGGTTGACGTTTCCAGTGAAGCGGATACAGAACGCTTGGCCCGGACGGCGCGCGATCACTTTGGCCGGATCGACATCCTCGTCAACAATGCCGGCATTGGGCTCTACACGCCGCTCCTCGAAACGACGTTGGCACAGTGGAATCAGGTGCTTGCCGTCAACCTGACGGCGATTTTTCTGTGCAGCAAGTACTGTGTACCCGTGATGATCGGGCATGGGGGCGGCGCCATCGTGAACATCGCTTCCGTGCGGGCCATCGCCACCACGGCACGCACCACGGCGTACACCGCCACCAAGGGCGCGGTAGTGGCGCTTACAAAAGCGATGGCAACTGAGTTTGGCGATGAAAAGATTCGAGTCAATTGTGTACTGCCCGGCGCGATAGACACTGACATGATGCGGGAGAACCTGGCGGAAGACGGCCTCACATTTGAAGAGGGTACCGCCCAATCCATGCAGAAGACCCCGTTGCGGCGTGTGGGTGAGGGGCGCGACATTGCCAATACCGTGACGTTCCTGGCCTCGGACGACGCCTCATACATTACCGGCGCCGGCTTTGTCGTAGACGGTGGCCGCACGGTACACATCTAA
- a CDS encoding dihydroorotate dehydrogenase produces the protein MPQLEVNIAPRHPTGLILKNPVITASGTFGYGTEYAPIYDVNRLGAISAKAVTLKPRSGNSMPRIVEVPGGMLNAIGLQNIGVEALIREKAPLWEKWDVPVIANVAGASLEEYVTIAEMLDGVPGIAALELNISCPNVAHGLDFGTEPTMAGALTQAVSERSSLPLIVKLTPNITDIRPVAAAVADAGAHALAIMNTVTGLAIDVEQKRPALATTTGGLSGPAVRSIALRLVYAVAPLVDIPIIGIGGIGTTDDALMFLMAGATAVQVGTANFYNHRAPLDIIAGLRDYGAREGLASIQDIIGVALPQRAGIPAT, from the coding sequence ATGCCGCAATTGGAAGTGAACATTGCGCCCCGCCACCCGACAGGACTCATACTCAAGAATCCCGTGATTACGGCCTCCGGCACGTTTGGCTACGGCACGGAGTACGCGCCCATCTACGACGTGAACCGCCTCGGCGCCATTTCTGCCAAAGCTGTCACGCTGAAGCCGCGTAGCGGCAATTCTATGCCCCGCATCGTAGAGGTGCCGGGCGGCATGCTGAATGCCATCGGCTTGCAGAATATCGGCGTAGAGGCATTGATCCGCGAAAAGGCGCCGCTCTGGGAGAAATGGGATGTGCCGGTAATTGCCAATGTGGCGGGAGCCTCATTGGAAGAGTACGTTACCATTGCCGAAATGTTGGACGGCGTGCCGGGAATCGCCGCACTCGAACTCAATATATCGTGCCCGAACGTTGCCCACGGTCTCGACTTCGGCACCGAACCGACCATGGCCGGCGCGCTTACGCAAGCCGTCAGCGAGCGCTCTTCCCTACCCTTGATCGTCAAACTGACGCCGAATATTACGGACATACGGCCGGTTGCCGCCGCCGTAGCCGATGCCGGAGCGCATGCTTTGGCAATCATGAATACCGTAACCGGACTTGCCATCGACGTAGAGCAGAAGCGTCCCGCGCTGGCTACGACAACCGGTGGTCTATCCGGCCCGGCGGTGCGCAGCATTGCACTCCGCCTCGTCTACGCCGTCGCGCCTCTGGTAGACATACCAATTATTGGAATTGGCGGTATCGGTACCACCGATGATGCCCTCATGTTCCTCATGGCGGGAGCGACAGCCGTTCAAGTCGGCACGGCGAACTTCTACAACCATCGTGCGCCCTTGGATATCATTGCAGGACTGAGAGACTACGGCGCGAGAGAAGGGTTGGCGAGCATTCAGGACATCATTGGAGTGGCGCTACCCCAGCGCGCCGGGATTCCGGCTACCTAA
- a CDS encoding Gfo/Idh/MocA family oxidoreductase, translated as MRKIGIVDFDTSHVVQFTKRLNHIDIDEDQWVDGGTVVMGFPGESRVSPERVPGYTEELREMGVQIVDSPSELIGAVDAVFIESNEGGVHLGHAKPFLEAGLPLFIDKPYAATTAQARAIADLAAQHGVPIFSASSLRYTETVMEVQASLAGEGGAVGAFVHSPGSEHYANPGLLNYGIHGVEVLYSLMGPGCQEVWAARTDGADHVTGRWDGGRLGTVRAIRSGSAGYGLTVYSEKQTVTTSIDASNNYRNLLREIMKMLESGTPPLAIEETIEIISFIEAAYRSSQNGGAATRLETAS; from the coding sequence ATGCGTAAGATCGGCATAGTGGATTTCGATACGTCCCACGTGGTGCAGTTCACGAAGCGGCTCAACCACATAGACATCGATGAGGATCAATGGGTGGACGGCGGAACCGTCGTCATGGGATTCCCGGGAGAGTCGCGGGTTTCGCCTGAGCGAGTCCCTGGATACACGGAAGAGCTCAGAGAAATGGGCGTGCAGATTGTCGATAGTCCGTCGGAGTTGATAGGCGCCGTTGATGCGGTGTTTATCGAATCCAATGAGGGCGGCGTCCATCTTGGACACGCCAAGCCCTTCCTGGAGGCCGGTCTGCCGCTCTTCATCGACAAGCCCTATGCCGCTACCACGGCGCAGGCCCGCGCCATCGCCGACTTGGCGGCACAGCACGGCGTGCCCATCTTTTCCGCCTCCTCACTGCGCTATACGGAAACAGTGATGGAAGTCCAAGCATCGCTGGCGGGGGAGGGCGGCGCGGTGGGGGCATTTGTGCATAGTCCGGGCTCCGAACACTACGCAAACCCAGGACTGCTCAATTACGGCATTCACGGCGTTGAGGTGCTCTATTCCCTGATGGGGCCCGGTTGCCAAGAGGTGTGGGCCGCTCGCACCGACGGCGCGGATCATGTGACGGGGCGTTGGGATGGCGGCCGCTTGGGTACTGTCCGCGCGATCCGGAGTGGGAGCGCCGGCTATGGGTTGACGGTATATTCTGAGAAGCAGACCGTTACCACCAGTATCGACGCCAGCAACAACTACCGGAATCTCTTGCGGGAGATCATGAAAATGCTCGAAAGCGGCACTCCGCCGCTGGCAATCGAAGAGACCATTGAAATAATTTCGTTCATCGAAGCTGCGTATCGGTCCAGTCAGAATGGCGGCGCGGCAACAAGGCTGGAAACAGCATCATAG